The following coding sequences lie in one Rutidosis leptorrhynchoides isolate AG116_Rl617_1_P2 chromosome 4, CSIRO_AGI_Rlap_v1, whole genome shotgun sequence genomic window:
- the LOC139839637 gene encoding reticulon-like protein B1 → MSDNEDIKAASLIHHKIKSSSSSESGDESTISAAKSKVFRLFGDGKPADVFLWRDKKVSAGILGGATTIWFFFEVLEYGLLTFVCNGLILLLSLLFLWANATTFIKKSPPKIPNVVIPEEQVKQIVGVVRIEINRALAAFQDVALGKDLKKFLSVIAGLWFISIIGSCCNFLTLVYILFVLVHTVPAIYEKYQDKIDTIAEKAWIEIKKQYAVFDENVISKIPRSLKDKKV, encoded by the exons ATGTCAGATAACGAAGATATAAAAGCTGCATCACTGATTCATCACAAAATTAAGTCATCGTCTTCTTCAGAGTCCGGTGATGAAAGTACAATTTCAGCTGCTAAATCGAAGGTTTTTCGTTTATTTGGTGATGGAAAAC CGGCTGATGTGTTCTTATGGCGGGATAAGAAGGTATCGGCTGGAATCCTAGGTGGTGCCACCACCATTTGGTTCTTCTTTGAAGTGCTGGAGTATGGCTTGCTAACTTTCGTTTGCAACGGGTTGATCCTATTGCTCTCATTATTGTTTTTGTGGGCTAACGCCACAACCTTTATCAAAAA GTCTCCGCCAAAGATTCCAAATGTGGTCATACCAGAGGAACAAGTAAAGCAAATTGTAGGTGTTGTGAGGATTGAGATAAATCGAGCTCTTGCAGCCTTTCAAGATGTTGCATTGGGAAAAGATTTGAAGAAGTTTCTATCG GTTATTGCTGGCTTGTGGTTCATATCTATTATAGGCAGCTGCTGCAACTTCTTAACATTGGTCTACATAT TATTCGTTTTGGTCCACACTGTGCCTGCGATTTATGAGAAGTATCAAGATAAGATAGACACAATTGCAGAGAAAGCCTGGATCGAGATCAAGAAACAGTATGCAGTTTTTGATGAGAACGTGATCAGTAAGATCCCAAGATCATTGAAAGACAAGAAGGTATAG